ACACCTCAACCGAAATATTTGGCAAAGCGGTTAGATTAATGCTGGAAAAGGGTATCTATGATCGCCCGCCCAAAATGAATTACCCGAATAAGATTGAATATGTTGAAAAGGAATCATTTCTCGATGGAATGTTAGGCAAGAAAAGGCCGCTGAACGCCATTGAATTGTCTGAGATTTTCTTCAATATTGAACGGAATTATTTCTCTGTTATTTTAATGCTTGGTTTCGCTCAAGTAATCGAAGACACGAAGCTGAAAGATTTTATCAAACGGGGAAAAAATAAGCGAGAAGCAGATTTCACTTTTCAATGATTTATTAAAGGAAGAAGAACTGCTCGGAAATATTATGGTAAGTATGGAAGTCACGGCTTCCACGGTATCGCCTTTTTCAGACAAACTGATCATGTCCATGATTATGACATTGAATGCTGTAGATATCGTACTGATTTCACATGCCTTGGCATTAGCTATGCGCGCTGACCTCATTGCACATTACAGTTCAATTGTAGGCGAAGTCATGTTATACGGAAAAGACTGTTATGATACTGTAGTTGCAAGGAGATGGCTAGAACAACCTCCATTAACAACGGATCGTAAACAATTGCTTAAAACCTAGCCTTCTTACGCTTACTGTCGTTCCCTCGATTCCTTTAGAAATTCTATAGCAACAGCGTTATTTAACCATATAGTCGTCTTTTCTACTTTTAAACGGGAAGACGGCTTTTTCATACCCACTGCATAGGGGTTGTCCCTATCCTCCAAAGGTCTGTGCAATGCCCCGCTCGTTTCATCGAGCACCTCACTTCAAGCCCATTTGCCTCAAAGATCTTTTGGTGTTCGCCTTGTTCATATCCATTTTTCTACAGGATACAAAAAGGTACCCGCAACTAAACACTTTCTTTGTAGTGTCTAGTAGCTGGGTACCCGTTTACCGCCAAGATCCTTGTTTTTGACCTATAATCCTATGGAGAAATGCTTAAAGCGTTTACTTGTGGGACACCCTCATTGTACTGTTCACTGTCCCTAAGGCAGCAACCCCTGCTTCACAATGGTTTGCAGCGTTTTGTTGCGGTCGCCGCTGACTTCCCAGGACATCGCGCCGCCTAGTCCTTTGGACTTGATATAGTCGATCTTGGCTTGGATGGATTGCTCGTCATCGTAAGAGATATAAGTGCCGCCGCTAGGATTGTATAAGTACGGAGTCTTGGTTACGCTGTTCCAATAACGGGTATAGCCGTTTTTGTTGATGTAATTGGCCTGCAGGTCGTTGAAGTCATAAGAGCCTTTCTCCCAAGTGCCTGTTTGCGAAACCCCTGTGCATGTCTGGTACTGCCCGCCGTTTGCGTTGGCGCAGCCGCTCCAGCCGCGTCCGTAATAGGGCAAGCCGAGAATCAGCTTGGAAGCGGGCACTCCTGCGTTAAGGAAGGATGTTACCGATTTATCAACATTGAAATTCGTAGGATCCGGATTCGGGTCAGCTGGGTCGTAGTAGAGCGGAGCGTTTTGTCCGGACTTCGCATCCCAACTGCCGTGATAGTCGTAGCTCATCAGGTTGATCCAATCTAGAGAAGCAGCCATATTTCCTAACTGGGTATTGGAAACGTAGCTAGGTCCAGCGCCTGCCGCAATGGTCAGGTAGTAATGCTTGCCGTCCGCCGCTCCTGCGGTATCTAATTCGGCGCGGATTGCTTGCAGCAGCAGTACGTAGTTCTGCTTGTCGGCTGTGCGGTAGCTGTTGCCCGCGAGGCCGCCGCTCACCGGATATTCCCAGTCCAGGTCGACGCCGTCGAACTGATACTTTTTAATGAAAGCAACGGCCGATTTCGCGAATGTCGTTCGCGTGGCCGGGTCACTGGCTACATCGGAGAAGCGGTTCGACCATGTCCAGCCGCCTACGGAGATGATCGTTTTGAGGTTCGGGTTGGCTTGCTTTAATTTGACCAGCTGATTAAAGCTGCCCTTGATGGGCGTATCCCACGTATCGCCTGTATAGGACATGCCGGTATCGGCCCATGTATCGCCTTGCACGATCGTGCCGTTCGGCACGCTGATATTGCCGGTTTCGTCCGCGCAGGCCCACGTCTGCGGGTTCGGTCCGGTAGGGTCGGGGTTGCCGTGCACACCGTTCCAGCATATATCGGCAAAGGCGTAATTAATGACGTTGACCTTGGTCGCGTCGATGTCAGGAACTTTGAACCCGCGGCCATAGACGGCCCACTCGGGATAGTAGGTGACGACCTTGTTGCCGGTCAACGTGCCGCCGCCCCCGCCACCACCGCCGGAGCCGGTGAGCGTCGTGATTGTCACTGCGCTGCTGGCAGCAGATACGTTGCCTGCAGCATCTTTGGCTTTGACTGTAAAGGTATAGGTTGTATTCGCCGTCAGTCCTGTGACGGTAAACGAAGTTCCCGAAGTAGTACCTGCGAGAGCAGTACCTCTATATAGGTCATATCCCGTTACACCTACATTGTCGGTGGATGCACTCCAGGACAAGGTAACTGAGCTGCTCGTCACCGAGGAGGAGTTTACGTTAGCGGGCGAGGATGGTGGCTGCGTATCGCCTGCGGCTGCAGACGTAGTGCCTGTGACAGCAGCACTGGCTGCCGAGACATTGCCTGCGGCATCCTTGGCTTTCACAGTGAAGGAGTAGGAAGTGCCTGCCGTTAATCCTGTGACGGTAAACGAAGTGCCGGAAGCAGAACCGGCGAGGGCTGTTCCCCTGTATACGTCATAGCCCGTAACACCTACATTGTCCGTAGAAGCATTCCAGGATAGAGAAATGGAAGTCGTTGTAACGGAGGTCACGTGTACATTGGAGGGAACGGAAGGAGCCTGAGTATCGGGCGTGCCGCCTCCGCCTCCGCCGCTGAGCTTCTGCCACAACGCCGGGACGTTAGGCGGTTCCCAACCCGTTAATGACGTATGCGACTGAATACAGCTGTAATCGGAGCCTCCGTAGGAGACAATATCCCCCACATGGTAGCTCGTATTCGGCGCCCAGGCTGTTGCGGCCAAAGAAGTGATCGGCACCATGGCAAAAACCAGCAGGAAGGTGAGCACTAGAGCGAACATTCGCTTACGGGATCGGTTCATCAATTCTACCTCTTTTCGTATAAGATGGTTTGCGTCTGCGTATCCGGATGAGAATTGCAGGCCAGAATGATTGATGCCCTCAGAATTAGCCTCCTTTCTGCACGAAATGATCTTACTACTTCATTATCGAATGATTTAGAAATTTCTGGAACGGATAATATTCGCTAAGGCTGGGATAATTTTCTTTAACCAATGGTAAATAAGGACAAGCCCTTCTCTCTTGCGGGAATCTACTATTTTGACTACAGTCCATGATAAGAACTTGCTTGGGGAGTTAAGGAACGGGAGAGATGATCATGAGGACATTCATTCGATATTATTCAGGTATGAGTTTGAGGATGCGGCTGACGGTATCTTATATCGTTCTGATTGCCGTCTCGATGACAGTGCTTGGCGTAGGCTACTATGTGAAGAGCTCGCAGGTCATTTTGCAGAATGCAAGCAGTACGCTTCTAGGCTTGGTCAAAAGCAGCAATCAATCGCTGGATGCTAAATTTGCAAGCGTAGAGCAGAGCGCAATCACAATGCACTTGGATGAGGATTTATACGACTTATTCAACACGACCGATTTACAGAAGAGGTATCTGGACTATGAAACGGACCGGAAGATAACGAGGATCTTGCAAAAATATTTTCCGACCTCGGAGGACGTATTTTCGGTCAATTTGGCTACGAAAGACTATACCTTCGGAGGAAATCCGAATTTTTGGATACCCAAAAAGATTTCTCCTTCTCCGCTACGGACACCTATCAGACAGGGCTTCACTCCGTGGACCACACGACATGGATTCCTACCTATAACCTGCTGGAAAAATACTTCTCCTCCTCGGCCGTTGCCAGCACGAAGGATCAATATGTGTTTACCGCAACGCGGCTGATCAATCTATCGCGAGTCACGAACAATCTGCTCAGACCCATGGATAAGGATGCGGAGCGACCGATTTTACTTGTCAACTTTCAGGAGTCGATGATCACCCGCGCTTTTAAGGAAAGTCTTACGGTAAAAGACTCTTATTACTACGTATTTACCCAGGACGGAGAGGTCGTGTCCACTTCCGATCATGCGGCTTCGAAGCCGATAACCTCTGAGTGGCTCGCCAATGTTTTGGCGAAGAAGAGCGGCACTGAATATGTGCGGGTGAACGGGCAGAAGATGGTGGTATGCTTTGACCGAATTCCTACGACAGGCTGGTTGTCCGCGGTCTTTATTCCTTATGACAATTTGCTGGCGACCGTGCCGAATATGTTCAGCTACACGCTGTATTCCACGATCTTGATTCTGGTGCTTTCGGTGGTGCTGGCTTCTTTATTCTCAAGCCGGATTACGATGCCGCTAAAGAAGCTGCTGTGGGGAATCAAACAGATCGGCGAGGGGAATTTTAACACCAGAATTGAGACTCAGGGCACGAGCGAAGTGAATCTCATTATCCATAAATTTAATCAGATGAACGATAAAATTCAGACCTTGATTGTGCAGAACTATGAGACACACATGAAAGAAATGGAGGCAGAGCTCAAGGCGCTTAATTTTCAATTCAATCCGCATTTCTTGTACAACACGCTCAACATCATCAATTATTTGGCTATCGAGAACAAGCAGACGGTCATTAGCAATATGCTGGTGGAATTGTCGGAGATGCTGGAATACACCGCCAAAAAATCCGGCGAGGTCGCCTTCAGCGAAGACGTCAAGTATTTGCAAAATTACGATTACATCATGCGACAGCGCTTTGAGGACAAGTTCCAAATTGAATATCAGTTGGATGCGGAGCTGAACCGGTATACGGTGCCGAAGTTTTTCCTGCAGCCCTTTATCGAGAATGCGCTGATTCACGGCCTTGAAGATCGGGAAGAGGGAGGGTGGATTCGCGTGTCGGGGAGACTTAAGGATGGACTGCGCGTCTTCACGATTGAGGATAACGGCAAAGGCATGGATGAGGCGACAATCGCCCGTGTTCTGACCATTGCGGAAGATACGGCAAGCATGAGCAAATCGATCGGCATCGAGAATGTGAACAAGCGCGTGAAGCTCATCTATGGGCAAGAGTATGGCGTGAAGGTCGAATCCAAGCTGAATGTAGGTACGAAAATTACCATTACGCTGCCTGGATGATAGCGTGAACGGGAGTGACAAACGATGGGAGAAAGCAGCATGGATTCCCTCCGCTATAGGAGCGTGAGCTTCATGGAGTGGATGTAAGCCATTTTCTGCGGAGACTTCTATATGTGCATGGAATCACTTATGTAAGGGTTTTCTGTGCAAAAGTCCACCATTTCACGTTTTTTAGAGTAGGATCGGCCGCTGCCGACACGTTATGATGAAAGCGTAAACAAGAAAACGTGCTTGGAGGGGTTCACTTGAAAAAGAACATAACAACAGTAACGGGTTTGATTGCGATATCCTTGCTAGCCGGCTGCTCCACAGGCGGACAGACGAATTCAGCGCCTGCTTCCGGTGACAACAACCAGAGTGGACAGAAAGAAATTGAAATCACGTACTGGAGACCGCAAGCGAGCGGACCAGAGGATGAATTTTACGTAAGACGTGTGGATGAGTTCAATAAAGCCCATCAAGGCCAAATCAAACTGACGATGGAGCCGATTACACGCGGTAATTCCTTTGCTTACGAGGACAAAATCAATGCTGCCGTAGCATCCCATACACTTCCTGACGTGGTGTCGATGGACGGACCGAACGTAGCCAACTATGCGGCGTCCAACATTGTGATCCCGCTTGATGAGTACTTCACCAAAGAGGATATGAACGATTTCGTTCCTTCCATCGTTCAGCAGGGAACGTATCAGAATAAGTTCTATGCGGCTGGATTAGCGGAATCTTCCGTTGTCTTATTTTATAACAAAAAGATTATGAAGCAGTACGGCATCGAGCCTCCGACGAAGATGGAAGATGCTTGGACGTGGGATCAGTGGTACGACGTTATGAAGAAGACATCCAAGGATGATGTGTTCGGCACCAACATGATTAATGACAAGGGCGAATGGATGACCTATGCGTTCGAGCAAATGTGGATTTCCGCGGGAACGGACATCGTGAACAAGGAGGGCACGGAGGCGCAGGGCTGGGTGAACAGCGACAAGGGCGTGGAAGCCGCGAAATTCCTTCAGAAGATGGCGAATGATAAATTGTTCAACATCGATCCGAAGCCGACCGAGTTCGAGGAAGGCAAAGCCGCTACGAAGCTGGGCGGACCGTGGAACATTCCCGGATTCAAGAACTACCCGGATCTGGAATGGGGCATCACGTACTTCCCTAAGAGCCCTGGCGGCAATCTGACAGCTCCATCCGGCAGCTGGGCGATCGGCGTATCGGCGGACAGCAAGCATCCGAAAGAAGCCGCGGAGGTTGTGAAATGGATGACGAACAAAGACAGCTCTGCGCAGCTTGCCAAAGCGATCAGCATGCCGGCGAGCAGAAAGTCAGCGTATGACAGTCTTCCGGAGTACAATGAGCTTCCTATGCGCATCATCAAAGAACAGGTTATCACTGTGTCCCATGCAAGACCTGTTACTCCGGCATATCCGGTACTGACTCAGAAATTCGCCGAAGCGCTGACCGACATTATGATGGGTGCCGAGGTGAAGAAGTCGCTGGATAATGTAGCATCATCGTTCGACGACGAGTTTAAGCGTAATTTCAGCAAGTAATCCCTTGATAATCATGAAATCCCGGCTGCCGTCATAGAGAACGGCACTTCACAAGAAGGTCGCGGCAGCCGCCGGATTTCGCGATTGCTTTCAGGATAGCTTTGATCGGAGAGGAGTGATGATGGATCCATGCAAAGCGTAAGTTCACAACAAGTTCAAGCACAGACGGGCTCCAAGAAGTCCAAGCTGTCGTCAATCGGGCTCCAGAAGCGAAGAGAATCCGTCACAGGCATTTCATTCGTTCTGCCGGCCGTCATCCTGCTGATTATCTTTTTGCTGCTGCCTTTTATGCTGGCGGTGGCGTTCGGATTTACCAAATTCAATTTACTTCGGCCTGATCAAATCAAATTTATCGGCTTCGACAATTATGTACTTCTGTTTCAAGATAAACTGTTTTATAAATCGCTGTATAACACGCTATATTTCACAATTATCGTCGTTCCGGTGCAATCGGCCGTGGCACTTATGCTTGCTTTGTTAGTCAATAACAGGTTGAAGATGAGAAATGTGTTCCGGATCGCCTACTTCAGTCCGGTGATTACGTCGATGACGGTCATCGCCATCTTATGGATCTCCCTGTACAATCCCAATGAGGGATTAATCAACTCGGCGCTGCACGCGCTGGGCATTCCGAAACAGCCGTTCCTGCGCAGCGCGGACCAGGCGATGAATTCCATCATCTTTATGTCCGTATGGCAAGCAGCCGGGTATCAAATGATGATTTTCCTAGCAGGCCTGCAAAGTATTCCGAAGGATCTCTATGAAGCCTCGGCGATGGATGGCGCGAATAGGCTGCAGCAGCTCAAATATATCACCATTCCAAGCTTATACAATGTAATCGTATTCGTGTTAACCATCACAACGATTCAGGCAGTCAAGCTGTTCACTCAGCCTTATGTCATGACCAATGGTGGACCTGAGAATTCGACGAGGACGCTGGCGCTGCTCATTTACCAGCAGGGCTTCCAGTTCAGGAATGCAGGATACGCGTCCGCGGTATCGGTTATTTTCTTCCTGCTTGTCGTGATCATTTCGTTTTCCATGAAAAAGTTTCTCAAAGACTGATGACAAGAAGGTGATGAGCTCGTGGCTGATCGTAAGATTACAATATTCATCTATGCGTCCAACATTATCGTGTCGGTGCTCTTCATTATCCCTTTGCTGTGGATGATTGTATCGTCGCTGAAACCGGAGAATCAGATTTTTACCGACTTGGACTCGATCAAGTCTTTACTTCCTACGACTATAACGCTTGATAATTATATAAAAGCTTTCCACCGCATTCCCATGATGAAATACTTGTTCAACAGCTTGTTCTATGTCTCGATCATCGGGATCAGCGGACTTGGCGTGAACTCCTTGTGCGGATACGCCTTGGCGAAGTTGAGTTTCAAAGGAAAAAGCGTCATACTCACGGCGATTATTGCACTCATGATCGTGCCGTTTGAAAGCATCGTGATGCCGCTGTACTTCGTCGTCAACAGCCTAAGCTGGGTGAACACCTGGCTAGCGTTGATCGTCCCTTTTATCGCGAACTGCTTCAGCATCTTTATGTTCCGCCAGTTCTTTATGGACATCCCGAATGAGCTGCTGGAGTCTGCCGCTATCGACGGCTCATCTCCCATGAAAACTTTTATTAAAATCGTCGTTCCATTGTCAGGGCCTGTGTTTACAACGGTATTTATTCTGGATTTTATCTCCCATTGGGGAGATTTCATGTGGCCGATCCTTGTGACGACCGGCGAATCGCTGCGAAACATTCAGCTCGGGATCCAAACCTTCTTTACGCTGCCGCCGATCTTTTACGGTCAAATCATGGCAACACTTACGTTTACAACGCTGCCTATCGTTCTGATTTTCCTGCTCCTGCAGAAATACTATGTGCAGGGCATCACTAGCACGGGCATTAAAGGATAAGCACGGTTCAGATACCGGGCGGGGCAGTGGCATAATCTAGAAAGATTTGAGGGAAGCTTATGACAACAGATGTATATAGACCGAAGTTTCATTTTACACCGCTGAGCAATTGGATGAACGATCCAAACGGACTTGTTTATTTTGAGGGAGAGTACCACCTGTTCTATCAGTATCATCCTTACGGCATGACATGGGGACCTATGCATTGGGGGCATGCTGTCAGCAAGGACCTTGTATCTTGGGAGCACCTGCCGATCGCATTGGAGCCGGATGAGCATGGTCAAATATTTTCCGGCAGCGCGGTGGTCGATTGGCACGATACGACAGGCTTCTTCGGGGGAAAAGCGGGTTTGGTTGCGATCTTCACCCATCATGATCAAGATCCGGGCAGTGAGCGCGTTCGGGAACGTCAAAGTCTGGCGTACAGTGAGGACTCGGGCAGAACTTGGACCAAGTACAGCGGTAATCCGGTGTTGGCCGATTCACGCTTTCCGGATTTTCGCGATCCGAAGGTGTTCTGGCACGGACCGACAAGCCAATGGATCCTGATTCTCGCCTCGGGGCAGACGGTGAGTATCTATCATTCTACCAATTTGAAGGATTGGAGCTTCGCCAGTCAGTTCGGCGAGGGAGAGGGCGCTCATATCGGCGTCTGGGAATGTCCCGATCTATTCGAGCTGCCGGTGGATGGCGACCCGTCCAGAACGAAGTGGGTGATGCTTGTAAGCATCGGCAATTCTCCGGAGTATGTCGAAGGCTCCAGGACGCAGTACTTCGTCGGTCAATTCGACGGTACAACCTTCAAGAACGATGATGAGCCGGAGGCGGTGCGATGGTTAGATGCGGGACGGGATAACTATGCGGGAGTCAGCTGGTCGGACATTCCGGGGCAGGACGGACGCCGCATCTACATCGGTTGGATGAGCAACTGGAAGTATGCCAATCTGACACCAACAGAAGGCTGGCGCAGTGCTATGACCCTGCCACGAACGCTTGAGCTAGCTAGTCGTGGAGATCAGACAATACTCATTCAAAAACCGATCGCCGAGCTGCAGCGGTTGAAAGAAGATGGCTATGTGTTTGAGAATGTGGAAGTAGAGCCGGGAACCCAGCTGCTATCCACGTTTGCGCTCTCCAGTTTCCAACTGGAGGTGGAATTTGAACTGCAAACGGCCTCAGAATTCGGGTTCAAGCTCCACATGTCGGAATCCTCCGAAACCGTAGTGGGCTATGTACCCGCCAAGCAGGAGGTCTTTGTGGACCGGTCACGGTCGGGAAATACCGGCTTTCATGCCGATTTCCCCGGCAGACATGCGGTGCAGGTCTTGCCGCAGCATGGTAGAATCAAGCTGAACGTATGGGTGGATGCTTGCTCCGTGGAAGTGTTCGCCGGCGAGGGCGAGGCCGTTATTACCGACCTGCTATTTCCACAGGAAGGTCAGAGCGGCATAGAAGTGTACGCGGTTCAGGGAACGGCGAAGCTCGTCTCGCTTAGGCTATCTCAGGTAGCAAGCAAATAGGCATAGAGGGCAGGTGGCTTGCATGCAGAACATACTGGTGGTAGATGATGAGGCCATTCAACGCAGAGTGCTGGCCAAGATGATCAGGGAAGCCAGACCGAACTGTCATGTGCTGGAAGCCAAGAACGGGCAAGATGCACTAGAAGTCATACGCACGAAACCGATCGATATCGTGTTTACAGATATTAAGATGCCGGTACTGGATGGACTGGAGATGATCGAACGAATGAACGCCTCCGCCCATCCGGTGAAGGTCATCATTCTAAGCGGTTACCGGTATTTTGAATATGCGCAGAAGGCCATTCAGCTGGGTGCATTCGATTACTTGGTCAAACCGATTAAAGAAGAAAGCATCAGCGATATTCTGGACAAAGCAGAAGGCAGCATTACAAGAGAGAAGACAAACCAGCTTGAACAAGAACAAATGAAACAGCAGCTGGATCAGACGTTGTCGGTGTATTGGGATCAGCTTTTGAACGACTGGGTAACAGCAGGGGTGCCTGAAGCTAAGGGCGCAGAAATTCGCAGACATTTCTCGCTTGAGGCTCAAGGCTTGGTGGCAGCAGCCAAAATAGAAGGCGACGGGATCCCGGCAGCGTCATGGGAAAGTGAGAGCTGCATGAAAAGCGCGCTGCTTGATCGAATGGAGACTGCCGCAGCTAGCATGGGTTCGTCTGTCTCTTTTTCTCCCGAGAGGATAAGAGGCTGCTGCTTACCGTCTTGACCGTCTCCTCGTCGTCCGCATTCCGGATGGCGGAATTAGAAAGCGTACTGGCGCAGTTTGCCTCCCAGTGCTCGCAGCAATTCGGCATCTCCATCACCATAGGAATCGGCCGGATGTGCAGCTACGTATTCGAAGAAGCAAAGCAATCATGCGCTGAGGCGCTGACGGCGGCTTCTTTTCGTTATTTTTTGCATGACCGGGCAGTTTTTCCTTATACGGAGATCAGCAGGCTTACTCGCTCTATCCATTATGATTACGGGAAAGAGGAGGAGCTGTTCAAAGAATCGATTCGCAAAGGAAAGATCGAGCAGCTGATGAATCAGGTGGATGAGTGGTTCGCCGGCATGCTTAAGGGCGGGCTGCCTCAACCGGAGCAATGGATCAAGATTGCCCAGCGCATGATAACTGGCGTTGCCGTAGTGATCAGGGATTTTGTCTCTGAGCAGGACTACAAGGACATTGTGATGGGAGCGGAAAGACAGCTTTCCGTAAGCGGCAATTACGAATTGTGCAAAAACAGCTTTCAGAGCCTGCTGCTTGAGTGGATGGACCTGATACAGAAAAGCCGCTCCAGGAAGCATGAATCTGTCGTTGAAGCTTGCCTGCAATATGTGGAGGCGCACTACATGGAGGATTTATCTCTGGATACCGTGGCGGCCAACTTGTTCTTTAGCCCGAACTATTTGACACTCATGTTCAAACAGCACCTGGGGACGACGTTTAGTAAATATTTGTCGGACTTCCGGATGAAGAAAGCGCTGGAATTACTCCAAAACAGTGATTTGAAAGTGTACGAGATCGCTCCGCGTACCGGCTTTAAGGATGATAAATATTTTTACAGAGTGTTTAAAAACAGGTTCGGCATGACGCCCGATGAATACCGCAGAAACAATCATCTGCAGCATATGTCAAACGATTGACATATTTTGCGGCAGTTTCTTATAATGGACGTATGCCTATGAGCTGACGGCCTTTCGGCGCGCCGGCTGTACGACTGCGACTGGACTGTTTTTTGCCCGATTGTGTCATGCGGTATGACGATAGATAAGGAACTTTCTGCAATGATTGTTGCAAGAGAACGAGGAGGAACGTTCATGAGAACCATGTATGCGATAGGTGAAGCGCTGATCGACTTTATTCCTGCCGAAACTGGCGTAGCGCTTAAAGAGGTAAGTAGCTTCAGTAAAGCAGCGGGAGGTGCTCCGGCCAATGTAGCCTGCACGGTAGCTAAGCTGGGAGGGCGAAGCTTATTTATCGGGAAGCTAGGGGAGGACGCCTTCGGCGATTTTCTGGTAGATACGCTGAACCAGGTGGGGGTGGACACGCGGTATGTATCGCGGACGTCCCAGGCGAATACAGCACTGGCATTTGTCAGTCTGCAGGCTGACGGCAGCCGCGACTTTTCTTTCTACCGCAAGCCGAGTGCGGACATGCTGCTGGATGAGAGCGACATTGATGCTTGCAGCTTTGATAGCGATAGCGTGCTGCATTACTGTTCCGTGGATCTAATCGAAGCTCCGGTCAAATATGCGCACATTCGCGCGATTGATGCGGTAAAGAGTAAGGGCGGCTTCATCAGCTTCGACCCTAACGTGAGACTTCCGCTGTGGAACAGCGCCGAAGAGTGCCGACGGACGATCCTAGAGTTCATCCCGCGCAGCCATCTGGTCAAGATCAGCGATGAAGAATTGACGTTTATCACAGGCATCGAGAATGAAGCTGAAGCGATCGCTTCGTTATTTGTTGGCGACGTAACCAGCGTGCTGTTCACACGCGGCTCGAAGGGAGCGACGTGGTTCACAGCAGGCGGAAGTGTATCCGTATCGGGACATGCCGTGAAGGCGGTGGATACCACCGGAGCCGGGGATTCGTTCATCGGGGCGCTGCTGTACCAACTGACCACGGCAGCCGGCGATATTCGCAGTCTTACGGAAGCAGAGATGGAGCGCATGCTGGCCTTTGCTAATGCGGCGGCAGCATTGACGACCACGCGTCATGGGGCGATTCCTTCTTTGCCGGCTTTAGATGAAGTGAACCGGTTTATGAACGGTGAGTAGAAGGTTTGGAGAGTACTCGTCCTCTTGCAGGGCGAGTATTTTTTTTGATCAATGTCCCGTCACAGGCATCCTCGTTGCATTTATCAGACGAATCCGCGTAGTCTAAATGGTAATTTTATGGTAAATTTTAGAGTGAGGAGGATGGGAAGGAGGGGTTATTCACTATGAAAGATAACTATCAGGTCACTGGACCCAGCAGATTGCACTGGATCCTCTTGATCAATGCATGTAATATAGGATTCTCTTCTTTAGAAAGCATCATAGATAACTCGTATTGGCAACTAGCTGTCGTCGTTGGAATACTCTGTTCGCTCACTGGAATGATTGTGATGATCGTGATGAGTTTTAAAAAAGCTAAGCTTCATGTTCTTGGAGAATCCATTATTGTCGGAGATAGGGTATTTGTTCCTGCGGAGCTCCGAGAGATTATCGTTTCATCCATGCATCGAACGGTATGGTTTAAGAGGAAGAGTGGCTGGAGCCGTCCTGGCTATCATGTGGGAAAAGAGGAGCCGTTTGATGAGGCTGCTGTTGCGATCCGGTCCTGGGCGTATCGGAATCAGGTTACCGTTCGGACTATATCCTAGTGCTTCAAAAAGCGCGAGGGAGGCTGTTGGTGCTATCCTTTTTAATCAATGTGCATTTCTATTGCAGGACCGCTTCAATTTCTTGGAGCCCACAGCATGATGGAGACACCGACTAAGCAAACGGCTGCTCCGATCCAATCGTACATATCGGGCGACTTCTTATCGACCAGCCATCCCCACAGAACAGCAAGGATAATAAACACACCTCCGTAGGCCGCGTACACCCGGCCAAACGATGGGAATTGCTGCAAAGTAGGCAGGATGCCGTAGAGAATGAGGATGAGACTGCCTGTTATGCCGTACCAGAGCGGCT
This genomic window from Paenibacillus hexagrammi contains:
- a CDS encoding carbohydrate ABC transporter permease — encoded protein: MQSVSSQQVQAQTGSKKSKLSSIGLQKRRESVTGISFVLPAVILLIIFLLLPFMLAVAFGFTKFNLLRPDQIKFIGFDNYVLLFQDKLFYKSLYNTLYFTIIVVPVQSAVALMLALLVNNRLKMRNVFRIAYFSPVITSMTVIAILWISLYNPNEGLINSALHALGIPKQPFLRSADQAMNSIIFMSVWQAAGYQMMIFLAGLQSIPKDLYEASAMDGANRLQQLKYITIPSLYNVIVFVLTITTIQAVKLFTQPYVMTNGGPENSTRTLALLIYQQGFQFRNAGYASAVSVIFFLLVVIISFSMKKFLKD
- a CDS encoding sensor histidine kinase, with the translated sequence MDTQKDFSFSATDTYQTGLHSVDHTTWIPTYNLLEKYFSSSAVASTKDQYVFTATRLINLSRVTNNLLRPMDKDAERPILLVNFQESMITRAFKESLTVKDSYYYVFTQDGEVVSTSDHAASKPITSEWLANVLAKKSGTEYVRVNGQKMVVCFDRIPTTGWLSAVFIPYDNLLATVPNMFSYTLYSTILILVLSVVLASLFSSRITMPLKKLLWGIKQIGEGNFNTRIETQGTSEVNLIIHKFNQMNDKIQTLIVQNYETHMKEMEAELKALNFQFNPHFLYNTLNIINYLAIENKQTVISNMLVELSEMLEYTAKKSGEVAFSEDVKYLQNYDYIMRQRFEDKFQIEYQLDAELNRYTVPKFFLQPFIENALIHGLEDREEGGWIRVSGRLKDGLRVFTIEDNGKGMDEATIARVLTIAEDTASMSKSIGIENVNKRVKLIYGQEYGVKVESKLNVGTKITITLPG
- a CDS encoding ABC transporter substrate-binding protein — encoded protein: MKKNITTVTGLIAISLLAGCSTGGQTNSAPASGDNNQSGQKEIEITYWRPQASGPEDEFYVRRVDEFNKAHQGQIKLTMEPITRGNSFAYEDKINAAVASHTLPDVVSMDGPNVANYAASNIVIPLDEYFTKEDMNDFVPSIVQQGTYQNKFYAAGLAESSVVLFYNKKIMKQYGIEPPTKMEDAWTWDQWYDVMKKTSKDDVFGTNMINDKGEWMTYAFEQMWISAGTDIVNKEGTEAQGWVNSDKGVEAAKFLQKMANDKLFNIDPKPTEFEEGKAATKLGGPWNIPGFKNYPDLEWGITYFPKSPGGNLTAPSGSWAIGVSADSKHPKEAAEVVKWMTNKDSSAQLAKAISMPASRKSAYDSLPEYNELPMRIIKEQVITVSHARPVTPAYPVLTQKFAEALTDIMMGAEVKKSLDNVASSFDDEFKRNFSK
- a CDS encoding glycosyl hydrolase family 18 protein codes for the protein MNRSRKRMFALVLTFLLVFAMVPITSLAATAWAPNTSYHVGDIVSYGGSDYSCIQSHTSLTGWEPPNVPALWQKLSGGGGGGTPDTQAPSVPSNVHVTSVTTTSISLSWNASTDNVGVTGYDVYRGTALAGSASGTSFTVTGLTAGTSYSFTVKAKDAAGNVSAASAAVTGTTSAAAGDTQPPSSPANVNSSSVTSSSVTLSWSASTDNVGVTGYDLYRGTALAGTTSGTSFTVTGLTANTTYTFTVKAKDAAGNVSAASSAVTITTLTGSGGGGGGGGTLTGNKVVTYYPEWAVYGRGFKVPDIDATKVNVINYAFADICWNGVHGNPDPTGPNPQTWACADETGNISVPNGTIVQGDTWADTGMSYTGDTWDTPIKGSFNQLVKLKQANPNLKTIISVGGWTWSNRFSDVASDPATRTTFAKSAVAFIKKYQFDGVDLDWEYPVSGGLAGNSYRTADKQNYVLLLQAIRAELDTAGAADGKHYYLTIAAGAGPSYVSNTQLGNMAASLDWINLMSYDYHGSWDAKSGQNAPLYYDPADPNPDPTNFNVDKSVTSFLNAGVPASKLILGLPYYGRGWSGCANANGGQYQTCTGVSQTGTWEKGSYDFNDLQANYINKNGYTRYWNSVTKTPYLYNPSGGTYISYDDEQSIQAKIDYIKSKGLGGAMSWEVSGDRNKTLQTIVKQGLLP